The following DNA comes from Enterocloster bolteae.
GGAGAATACTTTGCTGGAAAGTATGACTTGAATGTGGCTGGCGCAGAAACAAATGAAAAAATTGCCGCCATCATCAATAACAGCATTCCATATAAAACGTATCAGGAATTAGGTGTAAACAGTGAAGAAGAAGCCTATGCTGCTACAAAGGCAGCCATTTGGTGCGTGATTGGTGTATCACAGTACACAGACCGAGGAAAATGGAATGCACCCGATAAACCACAGGTGACAGCTTTATTTAACAAACTGGTTGATCTAGCATTGAATAATCCTGAACCAGTAAAAGCAGCAGTATACGGTACGATTAAGGTGGATGAAGAACCAGTGGAAGAAGGAAACTACTTTGTACAGCGTTTTCAGGTAAAGGAAACAAGTAATTCTGGAAAGAAAATCACAAAGTATAAGGTCGAATTGACTGGTGATTATCCAGTTGGAACAATCATTACAGGTGAAGATGGCATCGAAAAAACACAGTTCAAAGGTGATGAAACATTTGCGATCCGTATTCCCAAGACTTCTGTCCCTGTTGGTGGCAGTGTGGAAGCAAATGTAAAGATTTCGGCAAATCTGTATTCCAATGTTATCTTGATCGGCAAGCCTTTGAATGGACTGGATGGCAAAGTGCAGGATATGGAAATCGGGATGCCGAATCAGCCCATTACTATTAATGCCAAAATGGTAATTGGTAAGTCTACTGAAACGGATGAATCCGGTGATGGTAAACTAAAAGTCATCAAGCTGGATGCCACAGATAATGCAACCCCTTTGGCAGGTGTAACATTTGATTGTTATAATGCACAGGGGCATTTAATTGATACAGGTACCACAGATGAATCTGGTATTTGGGAACCGAATATTACGGAGTCTGGTACCTATACGGTAGTAGAACGCTCTACCAATAATAGATATCAGTTGACTGAGCCAACCACTTTGGTCATTACGGTAGAGCCGGATCAAACAGCAACGGCAACATTTCGTGATTATCCGCCGCATATTGTGGTGACAGAAAAAGAAGATGCAGAAACAGGTGAACCAATTCCTGGTGTGCAGTATGAAATCATGCAGATCGATGGAAAAGGGGCTTGGAGAGCAACAGGCAAAACCGATGCAGAAGGAAAAATCACATGGGAAGATGTACCAGACGGTACCTATCTTGTAAGAGAAGTATCCACTGTAGAAGGATATATCTTGGATCAGACACCTCAATATGTAACCGTAAGAAATGGACAGGCTGCCGGATTAAAATTTTTGAATAGTAAATTTCCAGGCTTGACTATCATCAAGATCGACCAGCAGACAGGCGAAGTCATTACTGATCCAGCTACTTTCAAAGTAGAACAGGTAGACGGCAGTTACACAACCACAGTCACAACAGAAAATGGTGTTGCTACACTGAAAAATGTACCCGTAGGTACTTATAAAATCACAGAAGTAACTGCACCTGAAGGATACGCATTGGGTGATTGCCCTCAGACCGTATACCTTGGCAAAGACAAGAATGTTCAGGTGGTTATGAAGAACCTGAAGAAACCTGTGCTTACCATCGAAAAGATCGACGGACAGACAGGTGATCCAGTACCAGGCACCAAGTTTGAAATCAAGAAATCCGACGGAACTTTGATCGGTACCGTAACAACAGGTGCAGATGGCAAAGTAACAGTCGGTATGAAAGGTGGCGAACTTGGGTACCTTGATCCCGATGTTTATACCGTAACAGAAGTCTTTGTACCAGAGCCTTATGTGCTGACAGGCGAACATCAGGATATCAGACTGAATGCAGGCGATAGCAAGTCCTTGTTATTTGCAAACCTTGAAATGCCCAGCATCACCGTTGAAAAATACGATGAAGAAACAGGCGAAAAATTGCCAGGTGCTCAGTTTGCTATCTATGAGCAGGCTGATACCGCACGTCCAGTTGTTGAAGGTATGACTGACGAAAACGGTAAATTTACCTCCGGCTATATCAAACCAGGTACTTATGTGGTCAAAGAACTGAATCCACCTCCTGGATATATGTTCTCTGATAAAACAAGCCCTGACAGAGTGATTGTTGCGAAACCTGGCGATGGTGAAATCATCGTGAAGGTAGACAATATCAAATTGCCAGAACTGACAATCAAGAAAATCGACTCTGTGACCAAAGAACCGATTCCAGGTGTTGTGTATGAAGTCAAGGAAGTAGACGATACCAGCGTACAGCCTACAACAGCTACTACCGATGAAAACGGTATGATCGTGATTCCTGGGCTGAAAGCAGGTACTTATGAGATCACAGAAATTTCTACACCGAAACCATACATTCTTAATGACACACCGCAGAGAGTAAAACTCGAAGCAGGAGATCATAAAACATTGATGTTTGAGAACATCAAATACCCCACATTGATCATCGAGAAAACAGACTATACGACCAATAAGGGTATTCCAAACACCACATTCAAGATTGAGCATGAGGAAGACGATGGTGCAATTACAACAGTCGGTACATTCAAGACCGATGAAAATGGCAGAATCAAACTGCCGTATGTAGAACCTGGCTGGTATATCATAACAGAAACCATTCCGGCACAGGGCTACCAAAAACCGACAAACCCTGTAACACGTATTTATTTGAACCCTGGCGATAACTCTTATCTGAAGGATGATAATATCGCAGGTGGCGGCGGTACTGGTGGCATAGGCGGCGGTACAACGACCGACGGTATTGAAATCACAAGTGGGAATGATTACGAAGTGGTAGACGGTATCGTAAACTATCCTCTGAACAGTTTGGTTATCAAGAAAGCAGATGCCAACACAGGGGAAATGCTGGATGGTGCAACCTTTGAAGTATTCCGAATCACGGGTGAAACAAGTGGTCAAAACGGCAAACTGATCTGCACGGCAACAACTGATCATTCCGGTGTTATCGTTATCACTGGATTGGAAGCAGGTGCTTATGCAGTCAGAGAAGCGAAAGCACCAAATAACTACATTATCGCAGAAACAGATATGCAGACAGTCAATATGAAAGCAGACGGAACATCTGTGGTAGAGGTAGTATTCCGAAACTATCCTTATGGATCTCTGCTCATCACAAAAGTGGATGCCTTGACCAATAAACCATTATCCAATGCCACTTTCCAAGTAACAACAGGTGATGGAACGGTGGTTGGAAACAGCAACGGTATGTATACTACAAACAGTGATGGCGAAATCCTGATTCCAAATCTGAAACCAGGCAGTTATGTAGTAACTGAGCGCATTGCACCGGAAGGATATGCCTGCGATACAAAACCGCAGACCATTGAAATTGGTACAGATGGTGCTACATACAAAGTGCATTTCCAGAACCAGCCTATGTGCTCTCTCGTGATTTTGAAGAAAGACGCAGATAACGGTAATCCATTGTCTGGTGCGCAGTTTAAGGTAACAACATCCAAAGGCGATGTCATTGGAAGAAACAATGGCATCTTTACCACAGACAGCAATGGCTCCATTACGATTTCCTACCTCGCTAAGGATAGTTATATCGTAGAAGAAGTAAAGGCACCGGATGGTTATGTGCTGGAGGAACAGTCCAAAACCATCGCGCTGGATTATGGCAAAACTTATACCTTGGAGTTCACCAATAAAAAGATGACATCATTGGTAGTAAAGAAAATTGACGCTGTGACAGGCGAACCATTGCCAGGTGCAAAGTTCTTCGTGGAGAAACAAAACGGGGAACACGTAGGTGAGTACACCACAGATAATACAGGAACAATTCTGCTTCCGACACTTGATCCAGATTGGTATGTGGTAAGAGAAACAAAAGCGCCGGAAGGCTACATCCTAGACGAAACACCAAAAACCGTTGAAGTAAAAACAAACGTGCCAACGGTGGTAACATTTGACAACAAACCGCTTTCAGGAATCAAAATCGTAAAAACAGATTCCGAAACAGGGGAACCGTTGGAAGGTGTATCGTTCTCAGTTTCTAAAATGAATGGTGAGAAAATCGGCACATTCAAAACAGATAAAGAAGGTATGGTCTATATCTCTGATTTGGAAGATGGCTACTACACTGTAACAGAAACAGAAGGATTGGAAGGCTATCACTGGGACAAAGAACCGAAAACGGTAGAAGTCAAATCCGGCAAACAAACCATTTTGGAAGTGGAAAATCAGCCATATTCCGGTTTGGTCATTGAGAAAACCAACAGCAGGACCGGCGATCCTATTGAGGGCGTAGAATTCCTCGTGACAAAATTCAACGGCGAGCAGATCGGATACTATGAAACAGATGAATCCGGCTTGATTGTTATTGAAGGATTGGAAGAAGGCACATACTTGGTAAAGGAAACAAAAGAAGCCAAAGGCTACAAACTTGACAGCGAAGCAAAAGAAGTGGAAATCAAAGACGGCAAGAGAACAACATTAAAAGTGGAAAATGATCCAATGTCTTCTGTATTGATCCATAAAATCGACTCTGTCACAGGAGAAGGCATTCCAGGAGTGAAATTCCTGTTATATGACAGTGACAATGAACCAATCGGTCAGTTTGAAACAGATGACGAAGGCTATATCTGGATCAGAAAAGAATTGCCGGAAGGTAAGTACAAACTCAGAGAATTAGAGCCTGCAGAAGGCTATATCTCTGACAACAGCGAGAAAACATTCTATGTGCAGAAAGGCAGAACAACAGAAATCGAGTGGGAGAATACACCGGAAGTCGGTCAGATCGTTATTACAAAACGTTCTTCTGAGTTCAATGAACTGACAGGTCTTCCTGCCGGTTCTCCATTGTCTGGTGCAGTATTTGAAATCTATAATACCACAGGAAATTTGGTAGACAAGATTTCTTCCGGCAGCAATGGTGTTGCGGCATCAAAAGGTTTGCCTGTAGGTGTCTACACCATCAAAGAAGTATCTGCACCAAGATATTACGCTTTGAATGATAAAACACTTTTGGCAGAAATCAGGCACAACGGTGATATCGTCAGATTTGAAGTGCTGAACAGCAGCATTTCTTTGAACCTGACCGTTCAGAAAAAAGGACCAAATGCCGCATCTCCTGGACAGACCATCCAGTATGACATTTATGAAGTGCAAAACGGTTCCACCGGCACTTTGGAAAACTTCTATATTCATGACAGGATTCCAACAGATGCCACAAGAGCGTTGAAGATTGTTACAGGCACATATTCCGAAAGAATGTATTATAAGATCACTTATAAAACAAACTACAGGGATTATCGTGTGCTTGCGGAAAATCTTTTGACAAAGAATAGTTATGA
Coding sequences within:
- a CDS encoding SpaA isopeptide-forming pilin-related protein, encoding MCKTRRIIAFLLAMLIAIPTISLSTVHAAEEGSDITKITVVKGKDINDIKYDGRNVLHSSAWWYDEEGNKNPAFCVDPNKAGPGEYFAGKYDLNVAGAETNEKIAAIINNSIPYKTYQELGVNSEEEAYAATKAAIWCVIGVSQYTDRGKWNAPDKPQVTALFNKLVDLALNNPEPVKAAVYGTIKVDEEPVEEGNYFVQRFQVKETSNSGKKITKYKVELTGDYPVGTIITGEDGIEKTQFKGDETFAIRIPKTSVPVGGSVEANVKISANLYSNVILIGKPLNGLDGKVQDMEIGMPNQPITINAKMVIGKSTETDESGDGKLKVIKLDATDNATPLAGVTFDCYNAQGHLIDTGTTDESGIWEPNITESGTYTVVERSTNNRYQLTEPTTLVITVEPDQTATATFRDYPPHIVVTEKEDAETGEPIPGVQYEIMQIDGKGAWRATGKTDAEGKITWEDVPDGTYLVREVSTVEGYILDQTPQYVTVRNGQAAGLKFLNSKFPGLTIIKIDQQTGEVITDPATFKVEQVDGSYTTTVTTENGVATLKNVPVGTYKITEVTAPEGYALGDCPQTVYLGKDKNVQVVMKNLKKPVLTIEKIDGQTGDPVPGTKFEIKKSDGTLIGTVTTGADGKVTVGMKGGELGYLDPDVYTVTEVFVPEPYVLTGEHQDIRLNAGDSKSLLFANLEMPSITVEKYDEETGEKLPGAQFAIYEQADTARPVVEGMTDENGKFTSGYIKPGTYVVKELNPPPGYMFSDKTSPDRVIVAKPGDGEIIVKVDNIKLPELTIKKIDSVTKEPIPGVVYEVKEVDDTSVQPTTATTDENGMIVIPGLKAGTYEITEISTPKPYILNDTPQRVKLEAGDHKTLMFENIKYPTLIIEKTDYTTNKGIPNTTFKIEHEEDDGAITTVGTFKTDENGRIKLPYVEPGWYIITETIPAQGYQKPTNPVTRIYLNPGDNSYLKDDNIAGGGGTGGIGGGTTTDGIEITSGNDYEVVDGIVNYPLNSLVIKKADANTGEMLDGATFEVFRITGETSGQNGKLICTATTDHSGVIVITGLEAGAYAVREAKAPNNYIIAETDMQTVNMKADGTSVVEVVFRNYPYGSLLITKVDALTNKPLSNATFQVTTGDGTVVGNSNGMYTTNSDGEILIPNLKPGSYVVTERIAPEGYACDTKPQTIEIGTDGATYKVHFQNQPMCSLVILKKDADNGNPLSGAQFKVTTSKGDVIGRNNGIFTTDSNGSITISYLAKDSYIVEEVKAPDGYVLEEQSKTIALDYGKTYTLEFTNKKMTSLVVKKIDAVTGEPLPGAKFFVEKQNGEHVGEYTTDNTGTILLPTLDPDWYVVRETKAPEGYILDETPKTVEVKTNVPTVVTFDNKPLSGIKIVKTDSETGEPLEGVSFSVSKMNGEKIGTFKTDKEGMVYISDLEDGYYTVTETEGLEGYHWDKEPKTVEVKSGKQTILEVENQPYSGLVIEKTNSRTGDPIEGVEFLVTKFNGEQIGYYETDESGLIVIEGLEEGTYLVKETKEAKGYKLDSEAKEVEIKDGKRTTLKVENDPMSSVLIHKIDSVTGEGIPGVKFLLYDSDNEPIGQFETDDEGYIWIRKELPEGKYKLRELEPAEGYISDNSEKTFYVQKGRTTEIEWENTPEVGQIVITKRSSEFNELTGLPAGSPLSGAVFEIYNTTGNLVDKISSGSNGVAASKGLPVGVYTIKEVSAPRYYALNDKTLLAEIRHNGDIVRFEVLNSSISLNLTVQKKGPNAASPGQTIQYDIYEVQNGSTGTLENFYIHDRIPTDATRALKIVTGTYSERMYYKITYKTNYRDYRVLAENLLTKNSYEYSLHPNVLGLANGEYVTDVRLEFPKASPGFKMLENMSVFCQVMPNMPKDYRIVNRADVGGRYGNEWESAKTSWNTTVWTVNTPPVTLPKTGY